Proteins found in one Triticum urartu cultivar G1812 chromosome 4, Tu2.1, whole genome shotgun sequence genomic segment:
- the LOC125553575 gene encoding uncharacterized protein LOC125553575, translating into MVKDVHEPSNGVSLNSSPSQSIVNSEKVNPGQIPELTWEHKLSHVRYDLPSFGLTWREIRQMAGLGLRLGRHILEETSKGRTAIIDPMKKRTARSGQGVPLGGIGKYWKKLQRRVSTLAIVPRSL; encoded by the exons ATGGTGAAGGATGTCCATGAGCCATCGAACGGCGTGTCTCTGAACAGTTCGCCTTCGCAAAGTATTGTTAATTCA GAAAAGGTTAATCCTGGACAAATTCCAGAGTTGACATGGGAACACAAGCTAAGCCATGTTAGATATGATTTGCCGTCATTTGGACTTACATGGAGGGAGATACGGCAGATG GCTGGTCTTGGTTTGCGTCTTGGTCGACACATCCTTGAGGAAACTTCAAAAGGACGA ACTGCTATTATTGATCCCATGAAGAAGCGCACTGCAAGATCTGGTCAGGGTGTTCCACTTGGAGGCATTGG GAAGTATTGGAAGAAGCTGCAAAGGCGAGTTTCAACGCTGGCAATTGTtccccggagcctgtga
- the LOC125550734 gene encoding zinc-finger homeodomain protein 4-like isoform X2, whose amino-acid sequence MDLSVPRGEFPIPMHQHAAASPYGGIGGGGVAVADHAMELHHDHANQNGQSQAQDMPSPPAAASEDSSGKKRAAAIAGGAGGPPVKYRECLKNHAAAIGGNATDGCGEFMPSGEEGSLEALKCSACGCHRNFHRKELDDFDGDSCASHGYGYGYGHHAVRRLLGPAVPHHHKSSGGLLVTADHYGAYAAARALPPPPPPPLGHHHQIIMPLNMIQTSESDEMDGSGGIMGDGRGGLASGGGGGGSSSSKKRFRTKFTAEQKGRMLEFAENVGWRLQKLDDAMVQHFCQEIGVKRRVLKVWMHNNKHNLASRPPPTSPTPPQSQSMPLAMSMPMPLGMSMPMQVPPSQPGPSGHRGPSSPRAQGELKLD is encoded by the coding sequence ATGGATCTTTCTGTGCCCCGAGGCGAGTTCCCGATCCCAATGCATCagcacgccgccgcctcgccctaCGGGGGCATCGGCGGCGGGGGCGTCGCCGTCGCCGACCATGCCATGGAGCTGCACCACGACCACGCCAACCAGAACGGCCAGTCCCAGGCGCAGGACATGCCGTCGCCGCCTGCTGCTGCGTCTGAGGACAGCTCCGGGAAGAAGCGCGCGGCGGCCATTGCCGGCGGAGCGGGAGGGCCGCCGGTCAAGTACCGGGAGTGCCTCAAGAACCACGCGGCGGCCATCGGCGGCAACGCCACCGACGGGTGCGGCGAGTTCATGCCCAGCGGCGAGGAGGGCTCGCTGGAGGCGCTCAAGTGCTCCGCCTGCGGCTGCCACCGCAATTTCCACCGCAAGGAGCTCGACGACTTCGACGGCGACAGCTGCGCCTCGCACGGCTACGGCTACGGCTACGGCCACCACGCCGTCCGCCGCCTGCTCGGCCCGGCCGTGCCGCACCACCACAAGAGCAGCGGGGGCCTCCTCGTCACCGCGGACCACTACGGCGCCTACGCCGCGGCACGCGcgctccctccgccgccgcccccgccgctgGGACACCACCACCAGATCATCATGCCGCTCAACATGATCCAGACGTCCGAGTCGGACGAGATGGACGGCAGCGGCGGCATCATGGGCGACGGCAGAGGCGGGCtagcctcgggcggcggcggcggcggctcctccTCGTCCAAGAAGCGCTTCCGCACCAAGTTCACCGCCGAGCAGAAGGGGCGCATGCTGGAGTTCGCGGAGAACGTGGGGTGGCGTCTCCAGAAGCTGGACGACGCCATGGTGCAGCACTTCTGCCAGGAGATCGGCGTCAAGCGCCGCGTCCTCAAGGTCTGGATGCACAACAACAAGCACAACCTCGCCAGCAGGCCGCCCCCTACCTCGCCCACGCCGCCGCAGTCACAGTCAATGCCGCTGGCGATGTCAATGCCGATGCCGCTGGGCATGTCAATGCCGATGCAAGTGCCGCCGTCGCAGCCCGGGCCTTCCGGCCACCGCGGCCCCAGCTCCCCGCGCGCGCAGGGGGAGCTCAAGCTCGACTGA
- the LOC125550734 gene encoding zinc-finger homeodomain protein 4-like isoform X1, with protein sequence MVSIVQLQRRRTEASAAAASASARGILPDREGRMDLSVPRGEFPIPMHQHAAASPYGGIGGGGVAVADHAMELHHDHANQNGQSQAQDMPSPPAAASEDSSGKKRAAAIAGGAGGPPVKYRECLKNHAAAIGGNATDGCGEFMPSGEEGSLEALKCSACGCHRNFHRKELDDFDGDSCASHGYGYGYGHHAVRRLLGPAVPHHHKSSGGLLVTADHYGAYAAARALPPPPPPPLGHHHQIIMPLNMIQTSESDEMDGSGGIMGDGRGGLASGGGGGGSSSSKKRFRTKFTAEQKGRMLEFAENVGWRLQKLDDAMVQHFCQEIGVKRRVLKVWMHNNKHNLASRPPPTSPTPPQSQSMPLAMSMPMPLGMSMPMQVPPSQPGPSGHRGPSSPRAQGELKLD encoded by the coding sequence ATGGTGTCCATTGTGCAGCTGCAGAGAAGGCGAACAGAAGCATCAGCAGCAGCAGCGTCAGCGTCAGCGAGAGGCATCCTTCCGGACAGGGAGGGGAGGATGGATCTTTCTGTGCCCCGAGGCGAGTTCCCGATCCCAATGCATCagcacgccgccgcctcgccctaCGGGGGCATCGGCGGCGGGGGCGTCGCCGTCGCCGACCATGCCATGGAGCTGCACCACGACCACGCCAACCAGAACGGCCAGTCCCAGGCGCAGGACATGCCGTCGCCGCCTGCTGCTGCGTCTGAGGACAGCTCCGGGAAGAAGCGCGCGGCGGCCATTGCCGGCGGAGCGGGAGGGCCGCCGGTCAAGTACCGGGAGTGCCTCAAGAACCACGCGGCGGCCATCGGCGGCAACGCCACCGACGGGTGCGGCGAGTTCATGCCCAGCGGCGAGGAGGGCTCGCTGGAGGCGCTCAAGTGCTCCGCCTGCGGCTGCCACCGCAATTTCCACCGCAAGGAGCTCGACGACTTCGACGGCGACAGCTGCGCCTCGCACGGCTACGGCTACGGCTACGGCCACCACGCCGTCCGCCGCCTGCTCGGCCCGGCCGTGCCGCACCACCACAAGAGCAGCGGGGGCCTCCTCGTCACCGCGGACCACTACGGCGCCTACGCCGCGGCACGCGcgctccctccgccgccgcccccgccgctgGGACACCACCACCAGATCATCATGCCGCTCAACATGATCCAGACGTCCGAGTCGGACGAGATGGACGGCAGCGGCGGCATCATGGGCGACGGCAGAGGCGGGCtagcctcgggcggcggcggcggcggctcctccTCGTCCAAGAAGCGCTTCCGCACCAAGTTCACCGCCGAGCAGAAGGGGCGCATGCTGGAGTTCGCGGAGAACGTGGGGTGGCGTCTCCAGAAGCTGGACGACGCCATGGTGCAGCACTTCTGCCAGGAGATCGGCGTCAAGCGCCGCGTCCTCAAGGTCTGGATGCACAACAACAAGCACAACCTCGCCAGCAGGCCGCCCCCTACCTCGCCCACGCCGCCGCAGTCACAGTCAATGCCGCTGGCGATGTCAATGCCGATGCCGCTGGGCATGTCAATGCCGATGCAAGTGCCGCCGTCGCAGCCCGGGCCTTCCGGCCACCGCGGCCCCAGCTCCCCGCGCGCGCAGGGGGAGCTCAAGCTCGACTGA